In Carassius auratus strain Wakin unplaced genomic scaffold, ASM336829v1 scaf_tig00214657, whole genome shotgun sequence, one genomic interval encodes:
- the LOC113092561 gene encoding uncharacterized protein LOC113092561 isoform X5 has protein sequence MKSFIGSLVYCLSFLLADLCESYDLNNPSHILAQTYAQRRNNAFPQRTLSPAVYRSKYWLDGPGHPNKQRRKILPHLIPVAFPGPTAPSQPKIYDLLKDTPNTKVHNTNNNDPSPPEERMHLRGEWAPIVCRKVQDPEQIVVLTGESGESTGVSSMLSNLPLLVPQELYLGPEKSVVPLEQSTNNQPTISTVAPETSFHQLKPSMTASQSLNPSLPQKPMPQSLSKLAQEPNAQGTLPQSLPISTLTPEMYSQSTLSQTLPKFTYTRGQYPQGIPPQSVLEPYDQSAFLESLPRSTMIPETYPQSTSPQPFPVSTHRSGPFSQEAHIQTTPPQFPPMSTVPQESLPEAPGRIITHSRVAISERTATDPHCRSRPLDLVFIIDSSRSVRPGEFEKVKIFLADMVDTLDVGPDATRVAVVNYASTVKIEFLLKNHLTKDSIKQAINRIEPLAAGTMTGMAIKKAMEEAFTEKSGARPKSKNISKVAIIVTDGRPQDQVEEVSAAARASGIEIYAVGVDRADMQSLKLMASNPLEDHVFYVETYGVIEKLTSKFRETLCEVKVEIVQDPCMCEARLAFQRQTQTSLQDLNGKLAAVIRKVEQMENMLGRM, from the exons ATGAAGTCCTTCATTGGGAGTTTGGTATATTGCCTCTCTTTTCTGCTGGCTGATCTCTGTGAATCCTATGACCTTAACAATCCATCCCACATTTTAGCACAGACTTACGCACAAAGAAGAAATAATGCGTTTCCACAACGGACACTGAGCCCAGCAG TATACAGGAGTAAATACTGGTTAGATGGACCTGGTCACCCTAACAAACAGAGGAGGAAGATTTTGCCCCATCTTATCCCAGTAGCTTTTCCAGGACCCACAGCTCCTTCTCAGCCCAAAATATATGACTTGCTCAAAGACACACCAAACACAAAGGtgcataatacaaataataatgaccCTTCTCCACCTGAGGAACGCATGCACCTGAGAGGTGAATGGGCACCAATAGTTTGCCGAAAAGTTCAAGATCCAGAACAAATAGTTGTACTTACAGGAGAATCAGGGGAAAGTACAGGCGTGTCAAGCATGTTGTCAAATCTACCACTTCTTGTTCCACAAGAACTGTATTTAGGTCCAGAAAAATCTGTGGTTCCTCTGGAGCAATCAACAAATAACCAGCCCACCATTTCAACAGTTGCTCCTGAGACAAGTTTTCACCAATTGAAGCCATCAATGACAGCCTCACAATCTTTGAATCCCTCCCTGCCTCAAAAGCCTATGCCACAATCCTTGTCAAAATTGGCGCAAGAACCAAACGCACAAGGGACTTTACCCCAATCCCTGCCAATATCCACCCTTACACCAGAGATGTACTCCCAGAGCACTTTATCCCAAACCTTGCCAAAGTTCACCTATACTAGAGGCCAGTATCCTCAAGGAATCCCACCCCAATCTGTGTTAGAGCCATATGACCAAAGTGCCTTCCTAGAATCCCTGCCAAGATCCACAATGATCCCAGAAACATATCCCCAAAGCACTTCACCCCAGCCTTTCCCAGTGTCCACTCACAGATCAGGGCCATTTTCCCAAGAGGCACATATTCAGACCACCCCACCACAGTTTCCACCAATGTCTACTGTGCCACAAGAATCATTACCAGAGGCACCAGGCAGGATAATTACCCACAGCAGGGTAGCCATCTCAGAGAGGACAG CCACAGATCCACATTGTAGGAGCCGTCCACTGGACCTGGTTTTCATCATTGACAGCTCACGTAGCGTGCGTCCAGGTGAGTTTGAGAAGGTCAAGATCTTCCTGGCTGACATGGTGGACACTCTTGACGTTGGCCCAGATGCCACACGTGTTGCAGTGGTGAACTATGCCAGCACGGTCAAAATTGAGTTCCTGCTGAAAAACCATCTCACGAAGGACTCCATAAAGCAAGCCATCAACCGCATCGAACCCTTGGCTGCAGGAACCATGACTGGTATGGCCATCAAGAAAGCCATGGAGGAAGCCTTCACTGAGAAGTCTGGAGCAAGGCCTAAATCGAAGAACATCTCAAAGGTTGCCATCATTGTCACCGATGGACGTCCTCAAGACCAAGTCGAGGAGGTGTCGGCTGCAGCCCGAGCTTCAGGGATTGAGATTTACGCAGTCGGAGTGGACAGGGCTGACATGCAGTCTCTGAAGCTGATGGCCAGCAATCCACTTGAGGACCATGTGTTCTACGTGGAGACCTACGGTGTCATTGAGAAGCTCACATCGAAGTTCCGGGAGACATTGTGCG AGGTGAAGGTGGAGATCGTTCAGGACCCCTGCATGTGTGAGGCCCGACTGGCTTTCCAGAGGCAGACACAAACCTCCCTACAGGACCTCAACGGCAAAC TTGCTGCTGTCATAAGAAAGGTTGAGCAAATGGAAAACATGCTGGGACGCATGTAA
- the LOC113092561 gene encoding matrilin-3-like isoform X3: protein MKSFIGSLVYCLSFLLADLCESYDLNNPSHILAQTYAQRRNNAFPQRTLSPAVYRSKYWLDGPGHPNKQRRKILPHLIPVAFPGPTAPSQPKIYDLLKDTPNTKVHNTNNNDPSPPEERMHLRGEWAPIVCRKVQDPEQIVVLTGESGESTGVSSMLSNLPLLVPQELYLGPEKSVVPLEQSTNNQPTISTVAPETSFHQLKPSMTASQSLNPSLPQKPMPQSLSKLAQEPNAQGTLPQSLPISTLTPEMYSQSTLSQTLPKFTYTRGQYPQGIPPQSVLEPYDQSAFLESLPRSTMIPETYPQSTSPQPFPVSTHRSGPFSQEAHIQTTPPQFPPMSTVPQESLPEAPGRIITHSRVAISERTATDPHCRSRPLDLVFIIDSSRSVRPGEFEKVKIFLADMVDTLDVGPDATRVAVVNYASTVKIEFLLKNHLTKDSIKQAINRIEPLAAGTMTGMAIKKAMEEAFTEKSGARPKSKNISKVAIIVTDGRPQDQVEEVSAAARASGIEIYAVGVDRADMQSLKLMASNPLEDHVFYVETYGVIEKLTSKFRETLCDMDACEIGHSCQHICVSSGNSYHCKCRSGFVLNDDMRTCSIRGAGAYQHGDSVHKGDRNKKNDGNQNGEGSANVDACMFGHDCQHTCVSSGSSYYCTCPPGFVLMQDKKSCFKASDADGDGSASASLDYCALGHECEHICVNDDASYHCQCHGGFVLQEDKKSCSKKQVKVEIVQDPCMCEARLAFQRQTQTSLQDLNGKLAAVIRKVEQMENMLGRM, encoded by the exons ATGAAGTCCTTCATTGGGAGTTTGGTATATTGCCTCTCTTTTCTGCTGGCTGATCTCTGTGAATCCTATGACCTTAACAATCCATCCCACATTTTAGCACAGACTTACGCACAAAGAAGAAATAATGCGTTTCCACAACGGACACTGAGCCCAGCAG TATACAGGAGTAAATACTGGTTAGATGGACCTGGTCACCCTAACAAACAGAGGAGGAAGATTTTGCCCCATCTTATCCCAGTAGCTTTTCCAGGACCCACAGCTCCTTCTCAGCCCAAAATATATGACTTGCTCAAAGACACACCAAACACAAAGGtgcataatacaaataataatgaccCTTCTCCACCTGAGGAACGCATGCACCTGAGAGGTGAATGGGCACCAATAGTTTGCCGAAAAGTTCAAGATCCAGAACAAATAGTTGTACTTACAGGAGAATCAGGGGAAAGTACAGGCGTGTCAAGCATGTTGTCAAATCTACCACTTCTTGTTCCACAAGAACTGTATTTAGGTCCAGAAAAATCTGTGGTTCCTCTGGAGCAATCAACAAATAACCAGCCCACCATTTCAACAGTTGCTCCTGAGACAAGTTTTCACCAATTGAAGCCATCAATGACAGCCTCACAATCTTTGAATCCCTCCCTGCCTCAAAAGCCTATGCCACAATCCTTGTCAAAATTGGCGCAAGAACCAAACGCACAAGGGACTTTACCCCAATCCCTGCCAATATCCACCCTTACACCAGAGATGTACTCCCAGAGCACTTTATCCCAAACCTTGCCAAAGTTCACCTATACTAGAGGCCAGTATCCTCAAGGAATCCCACCCCAATCTGTGTTAGAGCCATATGACCAAAGTGCCTTCCTAGAATCCCTGCCAAGATCCACAATGATCCCAGAAACATATCCCCAAAGCACTTCACCCCAGCCTTTCCCAGTGTCCACTCACAGATCAGGGCCATTTTCCCAAGAGGCACATATTCAGACCACCCCACCACAGTTTCCACCAATGTCTACTGTGCCACAAGAATCATTACCAGAGGCACCAGGCAGGATAATTACCCACAGCAGGGTAGCCATCTCAGAGAGGACAG CCACAGATCCACATTGTAGGAGCCGTCCACTGGACCTGGTTTTCATCATTGACAGCTCACGTAGCGTGCGTCCAGGTGAGTTTGAGAAGGTCAAGATCTTCCTGGCTGACATGGTGGACACTCTTGACGTTGGCCCAGATGCCACACGTGTTGCAGTGGTGAACTATGCCAGCACGGTCAAAATTGAGTTCCTGCTGAAAAACCATCTCACGAAGGACTCCATAAAGCAAGCCATCAACCGCATCGAACCCTTGGCTGCAGGAACCATGACTGGTATGGCCATCAAGAAAGCCATGGAGGAAGCCTTCACTGAGAAGTCTGGAGCAAGGCCTAAATCGAAGAACATCTCAAAGGTTGCCATCATTGTCACCGATGGACGTCCTCAAGACCAAGTCGAGGAGGTGTCGGCTGCAGCCCGAGCTTCAGGGATTGAGATTTACGCAGTCGGAGTGGACAGGGCTGACATGCAGTCTCTGAAGCTGATGGCCAGCAATCCACTTGAGGACCATGTGTTCTACGTGGAGACCTACGGTGTCATTGAGAAGCTCACATCGAAGTTCCGGGAGACATTGTGCG ATATGGATGCCTGTGAAATTGGACACAGCTGTCAACACATTTGTGTGAGCAGTGGCAACTCGTATCACTGCAAATGTCGCTCAGGCTTTGTCTTGAACGACGACATGCGAACATGCTCCATTAGAGGCGCTGGCGCTTACCAACATGGTGACAGTGTACACAAGGGGGACCGAAACAAAAAGAATGATGGCAACCAAAATGGTGAAGGTAGTGCTA ATGTGGATGCCTGTATGTTTGGCCATGACTGCCAACACACATGCGTCTCCAGCGGTTCTTCATATTACTGCACGTGTCCTCCTGGTTTTGTCTTGATGCAGGACAAGAAATCATGTTTCAAAGCCAGTGACGCTGATGGTGATGGTAGTGCCAGTGCCA GTCTGGACTACTGTGCGCTGGGTCATGAATGTGAACACATTTGCGTCAATGATGATGCTTCCTATCACTGTCAGTGCCATGGGGGTTTTGTGTTGCAAGAAGACAAGAAATCATGTTCCAAAAAAC AGGTGAAGGTGGAGATCGTTCAGGACCCCTGCATGTGTGAGGCCCGACTGGCTTTCCAGAGGCAGACACAAACCTCCCTACAGGACCTCAACGGCAAAC TTGCTGCTGTCATAAGAAAGGTTGAGCAAATGGAAAACATGCTGGGACGCATGTAA
- the LOC113092561 gene encoding matrilin-3-like isoform X1 encodes MKSFIGSLVYCLSFLLADLCESYDLNNPSHILAQTYAQRRNNAFPQRTLSPAVYRSKYWLDGPGHPNKQRRKILPHLIPVAFPGPTAPSQPKIYDLLKDTPNTKVHNTNNNDPSPPEERMHLRGEWAPIVCRKVQDPEQIVVLTGESGESTGVSSMLSNLPLLVPQELYLGPEKSVVPLEQSTNNQPTISTVAPETSFHQLKPSMTASQSLNPSLPQKPMPQSLSKLAQEPNAQGTLPQSLPISTLTPEMYSQSTLSQTLPKFTYTRGQYPQGIPPQSVLEPYDQSAFLESLPRSTMIPETYPQSTSPQPFPVSTHRSGPFSQEAHIQTTPPQFPPMSTVPQESLPEAPGRIITHSRVAISERTATDPHCRSRPLDLVFIIDSSRSVRPGEFEKVKIFLADMVDTLDVGPDATRVAVVNYASTVKIEFLLKNHLTKDSIKQAINRIEPLAAGTMTGMAIKKAMEEAFTEKSGARPKSKNISKVAIIVTDGRPQDQVEEVSAAARASGIEIYAVGVDRADMQSLKLMASNPLEDHVFYVETYGVIEKLTSKFRETLCGLDACAMGHDCEHICVSSGSSFYCKCRKGYILNEDQKTCSLKHMDACEIGHSCQHICVSSGNSYHCKCRSGFVLNDDMRTCSIRGAGAYQHGDSVHKGDRNKKNDGNQNGEGSANVDACMFGHDCQHTCVSSGSSYYCTCPPGFVLMQDKKSCFKASDADGDGSASASLDYCALGHECEHICVNDDASYHCQCHGGFVLQEDKKSCSKKQVKVEIVQDPCMCEARLAFQRQTQTSLQDLNGKLAAVIRKVEQMENMLGRM; translated from the exons ATGAAGTCCTTCATTGGGAGTTTGGTATATTGCCTCTCTTTTCTGCTGGCTGATCTCTGTGAATCCTATGACCTTAACAATCCATCCCACATTTTAGCACAGACTTACGCACAAAGAAGAAATAATGCGTTTCCACAACGGACACTGAGCCCAGCAG TATACAGGAGTAAATACTGGTTAGATGGACCTGGTCACCCTAACAAACAGAGGAGGAAGATTTTGCCCCATCTTATCCCAGTAGCTTTTCCAGGACCCACAGCTCCTTCTCAGCCCAAAATATATGACTTGCTCAAAGACACACCAAACACAAAGGtgcataatacaaataataatgaccCTTCTCCACCTGAGGAACGCATGCACCTGAGAGGTGAATGGGCACCAATAGTTTGCCGAAAAGTTCAAGATCCAGAACAAATAGTTGTACTTACAGGAGAATCAGGGGAAAGTACAGGCGTGTCAAGCATGTTGTCAAATCTACCACTTCTTGTTCCACAAGAACTGTATTTAGGTCCAGAAAAATCTGTGGTTCCTCTGGAGCAATCAACAAATAACCAGCCCACCATTTCAACAGTTGCTCCTGAGACAAGTTTTCACCAATTGAAGCCATCAATGACAGCCTCACAATCTTTGAATCCCTCCCTGCCTCAAAAGCCTATGCCACAATCCTTGTCAAAATTGGCGCAAGAACCAAACGCACAAGGGACTTTACCCCAATCCCTGCCAATATCCACCCTTACACCAGAGATGTACTCCCAGAGCACTTTATCCCAAACCTTGCCAAAGTTCACCTATACTAGAGGCCAGTATCCTCAAGGAATCCCACCCCAATCTGTGTTAGAGCCATATGACCAAAGTGCCTTCCTAGAATCCCTGCCAAGATCCACAATGATCCCAGAAACATATCCCCAAAGCACTTCACCCCAGCCTTTCCCAGTGTCCACTCACAGATCAGGGCCATTTTCCCAAGAGGCACATATTCAGACCACCCCACCACAGTTTCCACCAATGTCTACTGTGCCACAAGAATCATTACCAGAGGCACCAGGCAGGATAATTACCCACAGCAGGGTAGCCATCTCAGAGAGGACAG CCACAGATCCACATTGTAGGAGCCGTCCACTGGACCTGGTTTTCATCATTGACAGCTCACGTAGCGTGCGTCCAGGTGAGTTTGAGAAGGTCAAGATCTTCCTGGCTGACATGGTGGACACTCTTGACGTTGGCCCAGATGCCACACGTGTTGCAGTGGTGAACTATGCCAGCACGGTCAAAATTGAGTTCCTGCTGAAAAACCATCTCACGAAGGACTCCATAAAGCAAGCCATCAACCGCATCGAACCCTTGGCTGCAGGAACCATGACTGGTATGGCCATCAAGAAAGCCATGGAGGAAGCCTTCACTGAGAAGTCTGGAGCAAGGCCTAAATCGAAGAACATCTCAAAGGTTGCCATCATTGTCACCGATGGACGTCCTCAAGACCAAGTCGAGGAGGTGTCGGCTGCAGCCCGAGCTTCAGGGATTGAGATTTACGCAGTCGGAGTGGACAGGGCTGACATGCAGTCTCTGAAGCTGATGGCCAGCAATCCACTTGAGGACCATGTGTTCTACGTGGAGACCTACGGTGTCATTGAGAAGCTCACATCGAAGTTCCGGGAGACATTGTGCG GTCTGGACGCCTGTGCAATGGGACATGACTGTGAGCACATATGTGTCAGCAGTGGCTCCTCCTTTTACTGCAAGTGCCGGAAGGGCTATATTTTGAACGAAGACCAGAAAACATGTTCCCTAAAAC ATATGGATGCCTGTGAAATTGGACACAGCTGTCAACACATTTGTGTGAGCAGTGGCAACTCGTATCACTGCAAATGTCGCTCAGGCTTTGTCTTGAACGACGACATGCGAACATGCTCCATTAGAGGCGCTGGCGCTTACCAACATGGTGACAGTGTACACAAGGGGGACCGAAACAAAAAGAATGATGGCAACCAAAATGGTGAAGGTAGTGCTA ATGTGGATGCCTGTATGTTTGGCCATGACTGCCAACACACATGCGTCTCCAGCGGTTCTTCATATTACTGCACGTGTCCTCCTGGTTTTGTCTTGATGCAGGACAAGAAATCATGTTTCAAAGCCAGTGACGCTGATGGTGATGGTAGTGCCAGTGCCA GTCTGGACTACTGTGCGCTGGGTCATGAATGTGAACACATTTGCGTCAATGATGATGCTTCCTATCACTGTCAGTGCCATGGGGGTTTTGTGTTGCAAGAAGACAAGAAATCATGTTCCAAAAAAC AGGTGAAGGTGGAGATCGTTCAGGACCCCTGCATGTGTGAGGCCCGACTGGCTTTCCAGAGGCAGACACAAACCTCCCTACAGGACCTCAACGGCAAAC TTGCTGCTGTCATAAGAAAGGTTGAGCAAATGGAAAACATGCTGGGACGCATGTAA
- the LOC113092561 gene encoding matrilin-3-like isoform X2, producing MKSFIGSLVYCLSFLLADLCESYDLNNPSHILAQTYAQRRNNAFPQRTLSPAVYRSKYWLDGPGHPNKQRRKILPHLIPVAFPGPTAPSQPKIYDLLKDTPNTKVHNTNNNDPSPPEERMHLRGEWAPIVCRKVQDPEQIVVLTGESGESTGVSSMLSNLPLLVPQELYLGPEKSVVPLEQSTNNQPTISTVAPETSFHQLKPSMTASQSLNPSLPQKPMPQSLSKLAQEPNAQGTLPQSLPISTLTPEMYSQSTLSQTLPKFTYTRGQYPQGIPPQSVLEPYDQSAFLESLPRSTMIPETYPQSTSPQPFPVSTHRSGPFSQEAHIQTTPPQFPPMSTVPQESLPEAPGRIITHSRVAISERTATDPHCRSRPLDLVFIIDSSRSVRPGEFEKVKIFLADMVDTLDVGPDATRVAVVNYASTVKIEFLLKNHLTKDSIKQAINRIEPLAAGTMTGMAIKKAMEEAFTEKSGARPKSKNISKVAIIVTDGRPQDQVEEVSAAARASGIEIYAVGVDRADMQSLKLMASNPLEDHVFYVETYGVIEKLTSKFRETLCGLDACAMGHDCEHICVSSGSSFYCKCRKGYILNEDQKTCSLKHMDACEIGHSCQHICVSSGNSYHCKCRSGFVLNDDMRTCSIRGAGAYQHGDSVHKGDRNKKNDGNQNGEDVDACMFGHDCQHTCVSSGSSYYCTCPPGFVLMQDKKSCFKASDADGDGSASASLDYCALGHECEHICVNDDASYHCQCHGGFVLQEDKKSCSKKQVKVEIVQDPCMCEARLAFQRQTQTSLQDLNGKLAAVIRKVEQMENMLGRM from the exons ATGAAGTCCTTCATTGGGAGTTTGGTATATTGCCTCTCTTTTCTGCTGGCTGATCTCTGTGAATCCTATGACCTTAACAATCCATCCCACATTTTAGCACAGACTTACGCACAAAGAAGAAATAATGCGTTTCCACAACGGACACTGAGCCCAGCAG TATACAGGAGTAAATACTGGTTAGATGGACCTGGTCACCCTAACAAACAGAGGAGGAAGATTTTGCCCCATCTTATCCCAGTAGCTTTTCCAGGACCCACAGCTCCTTCTCAGCCCAAAATATATGACTTGCTCAAAGACACACCAAACACAAAGGtgcataatacaaataataatgaccCTTCTCCACCTGAGGAACGCATGCACCTGAGAGGTGAATGGGCACCAATAGTTTGCCGAAAAGTTCAAGATCCAGAACAAATAGTTGTACTTACAGGAGAATCAGGGGAAAGTACAGGCGTGTCAAGCATGTTGTCAAATCTACCACTTCTTGTTCCACAAGAACTGTATTTAGGTCCAGAAAAATCTGTGGTTCCTCTGGAGCAATCAACAAATAACCAGCCCACCATTTCAACAGTTGCTCCTGAGACAAGTTTTCACCAATTGAAGCCATCAATGACAGCCTCACAATCTTTGAATCCCTCCCTGCCTCAAAAGCCTATGCCACAATCCTTGTCAAAATTGGCGCAAGAACCAAACGCACAAGGGACTTTACCCCAATCCCTGCCAATATCCACCCTTACACCAGAGATGTACTCCCAGAGCACTTTATCCCAAACCTTGCCAAAGTTCACCTATACTAGAGGCCAGTATCCTCAAGGAATCCCACCCCAATCTGTGTTAGAGCCATATGACCAAAGTGCCTTCCTAGAATCCCTGCCAAGATCCACAATGATCCCAGAAACATATCCCCAAAGCACTTCACCCCAGCCTTTCCCAGTGTCCACTCACAGATCAGGGCCATTTTCCCAAGAGGCACATATTCAGACCACCCCACCACAGTTTCCACCAATGTCTACTGTGCCACAAGAATCATTACCAGAGGCACCAGGCAGGATAATTACCCACAGCAGGGTAGCCATCTCAGAGAGGACAG CCACAGATCCACATTGTAGGAGCCGTCCACTGGACCTGGTTTTCATCATTGACAGCTCACGTAGCGTGCGTCCAGGTGAGTTTGAGAAGGTCAAGATCTTCCTGGCTGACATGGTGGACACTCTTGACGTTGGCCCAGATGCCACACGTGTTGCAGTGGTGAACTATGCCAGCACGGTCAAAATTGAGTTCCTGCTGAAAAACCATCTCACGAAGGACTCCATAAAGCAAGCCATCAACCGCATCGAACCCTTGGCTGCAGGAACCATGACTGGTATGGCCATCAAGAAAGCCATGGAGGAAGCCTTCACTGAGAAGTCTGGAGCAAGGCCTAAATCGAAGAACATCTCAAAGGTTGCCATCATTGTCACCGATGGACGTCCTCAAGACCAAGTCGAGGAGGTGTCGGCTGCAGCCCGAGCTTCAGGGATTGAGATTTACGCAGTCGGAGTGGACAGGGCTGACATGCAGTCTCTGAAGCTGATGGCCAGCAATCCACTTGAGGACCATGTGTTCTACGTGGAGACCTACGGTGTCATTGAGAAGCTCACATCGAAGTTCCGGGAGACATTGTGCG GTCTGGACGCCTGTGCAATGGGACATGACTGTGAGCACATATGTGTCAGCAGTGGCTCCTCCTTTTACTGCAAGTGCCGGAAGGGCTATATTTTGAACGAAGACCAGAAAACATGTTCCCTAAAAC ATATGGATGCCTGTGAAATTGGACACAGCTGTCAACACATTTGTGTGAGCAGTGGCAACTCGTATCACTGCAAATGTCGCTCAGGCTTTGTCTTGAACGACGACATGCGAACATGCTCCATTAGAGGCGCTGGCGCTTACCAACATGGTGACAGTGTACACAAGGGGGACCGAAACAAAAAGAATGATGGCAACCAAAATGGTGAAG ATGTGGATGCCTGTATGTTTGGCCATGACTGCCAACACACATGCGTCTCCAGCGGTTCTTCATATTACTGCACGTGTCCTCCTGGTTTTGTCTTGATGCAGGACAAGAAATCATGTTTCAAAGCCAGTGACGCTGATGGTGATGGTAGTGCCAGTGCCA GTCTGGACTACTGTGCGCTGGGTCATGAATGTGAACACATTTGCGTCAATGATGATGCTTCCTATCACTGTCAGTGCCATGGGGGTTTTGTGTTGCAAGAAGACAAGAAATCATGTTCCAAAAAAC AGGTGAAGGTGGAGATCGTTCAGGACCCCTGCATGTGTGAGGCCCGACTGGCTTTCCAGAGGCAGACACAAACCTCCCTACAGGACCTCAACGGCAAAC TTGCTGCTGTCATAAGAAAGGTTGAGCAAATGGAAAACATGCTGGGACGCATGTAA
- the LOC113092561 gene encoding uncharacterized protein LOC113092561 isoform X4, which translates to MKSFIGSLVYCLSFLLADLCESYDLNNPSHILAQTYAQRRNNAFPQRTLSPAVYRSKYWLDGPGHPNKQRRKILPHLIPVAFPGPTAPSQPKIYDLLKDTPNTKVHNTNNNDPSPPEERMHLRGEWAPIVCRKVQDPEQIVVLTGESGESTGVSSMLSNLPLLVPQELYLGPEKSVVPLEQSTNNQPTISTVAPETSFHQLKPSMTASQSLNPSLPQKPMPQSLSKLAQEPNAQGTLPQSLPISTLTPEMYSQSTLSQTLPKFTYTRGQYPQGIPPQSVLEPYDQSAFLESLPRSTMIPETYPQSTSPQPFPVSTHRSGPFSQEAHIQTTPPQFPPMSTVPQESLPEAPGRIITHSRVAISERTATDPHCRSRPLDLVFIIDSSRSVRPGEFEKVKIFLADMVDTLDVGPDATRVAVVNYASTVKIEFLLKNHLTKDSIKQAINRIEPLAAGTMTGMAIKKAMEEAFTEKSGARPKSKNISKVAIIVTDGRPQDQVEEVSAAARASGIEIYAVGVDRADMQSLKLMASNPLEDHVFYVETYGVIEKLTSKFRETLCGLDACAMGHDCEHICVSSGSSFYCKCRKGYILNEDQKTCSLKQVKVEIVQDPCMCEARLAFQRQTQTSLQDLNGKLAAVIRKVEQMENMLGRM; encoded by the exons ATGAAGTCCTTCATTGGGAGTTTGGTATATTGCCTCTCTTTTCTGCTGGCTGATCTCTGTGAATCCTATGACCTTAACAATCCATCCCACATTTTAGCACAGACTTACGCACAAAGAAGAAATAATGCGTTTCCACAACGGACACTGAGCCCAGCAG TATACAGGAGTAAATACTGGTTAGATGGACCTGGTCACCCTAACAAACAGAGGAGGAAGATTTTGCCCCATCTTATCCCAGTAGCTTTTCCAGGACCCACAGCTCCTTCTCAGCCCAAAATATATGACTTGCTCAAAGACACACCAAACACAAAGGtgcataatacaaataataatgaccCTTCTCCACCTGAGGAACGCATGCACCTGAGAGGTGAATGGGCACCAATAGTTTGCCGAAAAGTTCAAGATCCAGAACAAATAGTTGTACTTACAGGAGAATCAGGGGAAAGTACAGGCGTGTCAAGCATGTTGTCAAATCTACCACTTCTTGTTCCACAAGAACTGTATTTAGGTCCAGAAAAATCTGTGGTTCCTCTGGAGCAATCAACAAATAACCAGCCCACCATTTCAACAGTTGCTCCTGAGACAAGTTTTCACCAATTGAAGCCATCAATGACAGCCTCACAATCTTTGAATCCCTCCCTGCCTCAAAAGCCTATGCCACAATCCTTGTCAAAATTGGCGCAAGAACCAAACGCACAAGGGACTTTACCCCAATCCCTGCCAATATCCACCCTTACACCAGAGATGTACTCCCAGAGCACTTTATCCCAAACCTTGCCAAAGTTCACCTATACTAGAGGCCAGTATCCTCAAGGAATCCCACCCCAATCTGTGTTAGAGCCATATGACCAAAGTGCCTTCCTAGAATCCCTGCCAAGATCCACAATGATCCCAGAAACATATCCCCAAAGCACTTCACCCCAGCCTTTCCCAGTGTCCACTCACAGATCAGGGCCATTTTCCCAAGAGGCACATATTCAGACCACCCCACCACAGTTTCCACCAATGTCTACTGTGCCACAAGAATCATTACCAGAGGCACCAGGCAGGATAATTACCCACAGCAGGGTAGCCATCTCAGAGAGGACAG CCACAGATCCACATTGTAGGAGCCGTCCACTGGACCTGGTTTTCATCATTGACAGCTCACGTAGCGTGCGTCCAGGTGAGTTTGAGAAGGTCAAGATCTTCCTGGCTGACATGGTGGACACTCTTGACGTTGGCCCAGATGCCACACGTGTTGCAGTGGTGAACTATGCCAGCACGGTCAAAATTGAGTTCCTGCTGAAAAACCATCTCACGAAGGACTCCATAAAGCAAGCCATCAACCGCATCGAACCCTTGGCTGCAGGAACCATGACTGGTATGGCCATCAAGAAAGCCATGGAGGAAGCCTTCACTGAGAAGTCTGGAGCAAGGCCTAAATCGAAGAACATCTCAAAGGTTGCCATCATTGTCACCGATGGACGTCCTCAAGACCAAGTCGAGGAGGTGTCGGCTGCAGCCCGAGCTTCAGGGATTGAGATTTACGCAGTCGGAGTGGACAGGGCTGACATGCAGTCTCTGAAGCTGATGGCCAGCAATCCACTTGAGGACCATGTGTTCTACGTGGAGACCTACGGTGTCATTGAGAAGCTCACATCGAAGTTCCGGGAGACATTGTGCG GTCTGGACGCCTGTGCAATGGGACATGACTGTGAGCACATATGTGTCAGCAGTGGCTCCTCCTTTTACTGCAAGTGCCGGAAGGGCTATATTTTGAACGAAGACCAGAAAACATGTTCCCTAAAAC AGGTGAAGGTGGAGATCGTTCAGGACCCCTGCATGTGTGAGGCCCGACTGGCTTTCCAGAGGCAGACACAAACCTCCCTACAGGACCTCAACGGCAAAC TTGCTGCTGTCATAAGAAAGGTTGAGCAAATGGAAAACATGCTGGGACGCATGTAA